CTTCTATTAACAGGATGCATCTTTGCCGGAAAAAGTTGATTGTTTTTTCGCAGCTCATGAAGCAGCTATAGAGTTCTAAAACAACAAGTATCACTTGTAAGTGGCGGCCTGCTGTGCTATACTAACGCCAGATTTGAAAGCAGATTAAGGGGGAACAGTCGTTGAAGGTTATATGTGCAAGAAAGGATATATTCGAGGGTGTTCAGACTGCCGGAAGAGCTGTCAGTCCGCGCACGTCACTTCCGATTCTAGGGCACTTGCTGATCACGGCTGAGGAGGATAAGATCAGGATCGCCGCAACAGACCTTGAGATAGGCATGGAGTGCGTTGTAGAGGCGAAGATCGAGGAACCGGGTCAGATGGCTGTCCCGTCGAAGACTCTGACCGAAATCCTTGCGGCTCTGCCGGATACTGATGTGACACTCTCTGTGGATGATACAAACACTATCAGCCTGCAATGCGGCACATCAGACTATTCGATTCTGGGTTTGCCAGCGGAAGAGTTCCCGATGCTGCCGGAGATACATGAAGACGTCAGCCTGTCTGTCGAACACGATGTCCTGCGTGACGCGATCAAGAGGACGTCATTCGCCATCAGTCCTGACGAGTCCCGCGCGATCCTTACCGGAATCCTGCTGCAGGTCACCGATGACGGAGCGAAGCTGGTATCTACTGACGGTCACAGGCTCTGTCTGCAGGAGTGCACTGTCGCTCAGAGCCAGGGCAGCGTGAACGCGATAATCCCAGGTCGCGCAATGAACGAACTTTCACGCATTGTGCCGGAGGGCGAGGGGACGATTGAGGTCAAGATCGCGGCAAGTCAGGTTCTGTTCAAGATAGGTGAGACCAGCCTTATCTCAAGACTCATCGAAGGTCAGTTCCCAAATTATGATAAGGTAATTCCCCAGGAGCACAATAAGAAACTCACGGTTCCAACGGATCAGTTATTGCAGAGCGTAAAGCGTGTTGAGATTGTTGCTCGCGAAAATTCGCATAAGACTGTTTTGAGTATAGAGGACGGCACTCTGACGGTCACAGCCGAAAGCGGAAATATCGGCAGAGCACATGAAGAAGTCGAGGTCATCAAAGAGGGTGACGACACCAAAATGGCCTTTAACGCCCGCTATCTGCTGGATGTGTTGAACGTGATCGACACTGAGGCGATTGATGTGGAGCTTTCGGGAGAGTCCAGCCCGGCAGTCATCAGGCCGCAGGGACAATTCGATTATACATATGTTCTTATGCCGATGCAGATAGACTAGGTCGGTTGCCGATAATCAGTTGACAGTAATATGATGGGCGGCGATCTCCGAATCGCCGCCTTTTTGCACTTGACAGACCCGCAATATTGATATATCCTGACCTTGGGCGCGACGGACGCCTCAGGTCTGCGGAAAGGGCTAAGCCCACCAGTTAAGCGAATCAAGATTAACCTTCTTTCAGCCTGTTATTTGCAGACAGCGGGCGCAAATTGAAAGGAGGTCGAGATGACCACATCATTACCCGCAAGGCCAAGCCTTGAGAACCTCAAGAAGCAGGCAAAAACACTCCTCAAATCGCATAATTCAGGCGACGTGGGAGTATGTGCTGTCCTGCGGCGTCTGAACTGCTTCACCAATCTTTCCGACCAGGAGATACTCAGCTCAAAGTTGACTCTGGCGCAGGCGCAGTATGCTCTTGCCATGGATTACGGGTTTGCCAGTTGGAATGCTTTGAAGGAAGCCGTAATAGTCAAGCACGATCAAAGTCGGTTTTTGCATCTGCAGTGCGGCGATGTGTCCGCAGAGAGCCTGAGAAGAAGCGGTGTGCCGGGCGTTGTGAGAGTCTGGTATGACGCATTCTGTGAGGGAGCAGTGCCGGATGTCCCGGTTGATGACTCATGGTTCAAACTGCGCTCGGACACATTTATAGACTGGTTCGATAACCCAGAAAATGCCGCTGCGAGCTTCCGCAACATGTATAACCAGCTTAATGAATATACGGACTATGAAGAGGTTATATTATGGTTCGACGCATGTCTCTATGATCAGACTATACTAATTCATCACCTGGACTGGTTTTCGCATCGCGATATGGGAGATACGAAGCTGAGCCTGATCTGTATTGGCGAGTATCCGGGCATGCCGAAATTCAAGGGGTTGGGGGAACTAAAGCCGGACCAAATGGCTTCACTGCTGGATACCCGACATGAAGTGACCAAGCATGAGCTTGACCTGGGCGCGCAGGCATGGAAGGCGTATCGCTCAGATGACCCGACAGCAATAGAAGATTTCCTGTCGCAGGATACATCTGCGTTGCCATATATTGCGTCTGCGCTAAAGCGCCACTTGCAAAGGTTTCCATCGGTGAGAAACGGGCTCGGCCGTGAGCAGCAGGAAGCGCTTGAGGTAATAACTCAGGGTTATCATAAATTCGGTGATATATTTTGGCATGTATCCGATATGGAAGACCCGCCGTATTTTGGAGACATAATGCTGTTCAACAGACTGGAACCTCTGGCACATGGTTCCAGCCCTCTTATAAAAATTGAAGGGCTTGAGAATATACAAAACCGTAATAAAGCGTGGCCTGTCGACAAGTTGAGTATGTATCTCACGGATACGGGCCGCGATGTGCTCGATGGGAAATCAGACTGGATTGAAATCAACGGCATTGACCAGTGGTTCGGAGGCGTCCATCTGCTGGGAGCGAAATCGGTATGGCGATGGGATGAGGCGAATGAAAAGCTCGTTAATCGGCCCGCTTAGTTTCATCCTTGACAAGCATTTAACCCCATGATATTATCCAGGTGGCGTTGAAGGACGCCACCTGGTCTGCGGGAAGAACTCAGTTCACCTTTAGAGTGCGATAATTGGCACCTTCTTTCAGCCTGAAGTTGCAGACCACAGGCGTGATGCGAAAGGAGGTCAATATGACCACAAATTTACCACCGCGACCCGACCTGGGTCACCTCAAACGTCAGGCCAAGAGCCTGCTCAAGTCTCACCAACATGGTGACGGTGCCGCTTGTCCGATATTGCGTCAGCTTTACAGGTTCGCTAACTCGACAGACACACAAATTCTGGCATCCGATGTGAAGCTCAACGAGGTTCAGTTCGCACTCGCCCTCGATTACGGCTTCAGTAGCTGGAATGCAATGAAGCATCATGTCGAGCAATCGGCGATTATGGATAATGGAATAGTCATCCATCGGCATAATGGAGAAGTCTGGATCGATGGCGTTCCGAAACTGAGTTGGGGCAACCCCGGTCAATGCACATTCATAGGCGCACTGCTGCGAGCACTCAACCGCATAGGAGAGCCGGTCGGCTATGATGATTTGATGGGACTGAGCGGTGCTGCGTTCCGTTTTTGTTTTGCCCATCCTGACTGGGACTGGAGTTGTGTGGATGGAATGCTTGGTTACGATCATGGACAGGCAGCAATGGATACTCTCGGGTTTGAAGGTGGTTGGGCTGAAGGTGAAAGTGAAACAAGAGTTGCATTCGTAAAAAGCATAGATGAAGGCCGTCCCGCGCTGGGCATAGACCTTGTTCGCGCAGCGGAGTGGGGCGTAATCACCGGATATGCCGATGAAGGCAAAACGCTTTTGTGCAGAACCTATTTCGATGACCCAGGCGATGACTATTCCAGAACAGAGCGTCTGCCCTGGCTCAACTATCTGATAGGCGAGCGCAAACCGCCTCGCAGCCGTCATGAGAGTCTACTTACGTCTCTGCGTATTGCAGTCACATATGCACGCGGAGACGGCTTTGTTTCGGGAGGCGGATGCTCATACAAACGAGGACTCGAGGGGCTTGAGACATGGATATCAGATCTGCTTGATGATTCACGTTATGACCCCAATGATTACGATAGCTTTTGCAAGCATGCAAGCATAAACCGGTTCGTAATGGATTCACTGATCGATGCGCGTAAGTCCGTCTCACGTTATCTGGCGAACCACGCTGAAATCCTCGGCTCGGAAAACAGAGATTTGCTTATGAATCTCGCAGGTGTATATAGCCGGATAGTCGCAGAGCTTAATGAGTGCGAGAAGTATGCGCCGAAGGGCGAGAGTCCTGCTGGAGATGACTGGAGGCCTGAGATGCGTCAAGCTCAAGTCGATTCGCTTAGAGAAGTTGTTGGATTTGAGCGCGAGGCATTGAGACTCTGTGAGCAGATATTGTCACAGAATAATTAGTGACTTTACCGGGCGCTTCTATGATTTTGTGGAAGCGCCATGTTCTTATTTTGTATTCGAGATGTTTGATGACAATTTGTCCGGATCAGCCAATGGGCAATTCGAGCAGTCAGGGTTGCTCGCGGTCTTGCATCCGCTGCATCCCGTGCAATCACCTCTGCTCGACTTCGCAAATCGCCGGGCAAGGTACACTGACGCCAGCACGACCAATATGCCTACAATAATCCACTGCAAGATAACGCTCATTTGAACCCCATCATAAGTCCGATTTTATATACCGCAAAGCCCATGACATATGCCAGAGAAAGTGAATAAGCGATGGAGAAGAGAGTCCACTTCCAGGAGTTTGTCTCGCGCTTGATTGTCGCGATGGTGGCGATGCAGGGTATATAGATAAGACTCAACACCATAAACGTATATGCCGTGACCGGTGTAAATGCCTGACTGATTGCTTGCTGAAGACCCTTCTCGCCGCCGATTCCGTGTTTGAAGCCGTATAGCACACCGAGAGTGCCTACCACGACCTCTTTCGCTCCCAGTCCCATCAAAAGTGCTACTGCTGCTTTCCAGTCCAGCCCCAACGGATGGACCAGGGGTTCCAGTATCCTGCCCAAATGTCCGACAAAACTATTTGAGCTGCCGAACTCTACGCCCCATGGCAGTGACCCCATCAGCCAGATGATGACCGAAGCGGCAAGCACGACAGTCCCGGCCTTGTTTATGAATAGAGAGGTGCGTTCCCAGACGTGGATTATGGTGCCCTTTAATGTGGGAAGCCTGTATGGCGGCAGTTCCATTACAAACGGCGAGATCGACTTTGGAAAGAGTGTCTTTCTAAAAATTTTGCCTGAGACCACAGCCAGGATCACACCCAGCGCGTATATCGAGAAGATTACCCATGCTCCGTTTTGCGAAAAGAATGCGCCTGTGAAGAGTATGTATATTGGCAGCCTGGCGGTGCAGGACATAAGCGGGCTGATGAGGATCGTCAGGACACGGTCTTCATAGGTCTCCAGCGTGCGGGTTGCCATAACAGCGGGCACGTTGCAACCGAATCCCATCAGCATAGGTATGAAAGACTTGCCGTGCAGTCCGAGCACATGCATCGAGCGATCCATCAAAAATGCAGCGCGCGCCATATAGCCCGAGTTCTCAAGTAGGGATATGATTACGAAAATGACTACGATATTGGGCACGAACACGATCACACCGCCGACTCCGGCGATCACACCATGCACCAGCAGCGAAGAAAGCGGTCCATGCGGCAGGACACCAGACACCCATATGCTCAGCTCTGTGACGCCGTGGTCGATATATGTTGCGAATATGCCGCCTATATCGAATGTCAGCTTGAATGTCAGCCACATCAGGACCAGGAAAATCGGAATGCCCAGGATGCGGTTGAGCACGATATTGTCGATCTTGTCTGTCAGAGTGACATCGTGTACATCGGTATGTGTCACAGCCTCGCGCAGCAGGCCGCTGATGAAGCCGTATCTGCCGTCGGTTATGATGGCTTCCAGGTCGTCACCAAAGTGAGCTTCAAGGTGGCGGCGGGTGTTGTCCACCTCAGTAATTGCATCATCACCCATTGCAGAACACTTCGCAAGATGCAGTTTGGCGCTTTGATCACCCTCAAGCGCTTTAATGAGAACCCATCTGATCGGGACAGAGCTGTCCGGCATGAGCGCAAGTCTGTCCTTCAGCTTGCCGATCTCGAGTTCAACTTCCGGGGTATGTCGTGCACTTCTGGGTGGCTCACAGACATTACACTTGGCCTGGCTGATAGCCTGCTCGATGACGGCATCCATTCCCTCGCCTTTATGCGCGACAGTCGGGACAACCGCTGCGCCCAGGAGTTCTGAAAATTTCTTCAAATGGATTTTGTGACCGTGGCGCTCGGCCATATCTATCATGTTCAGGGCGACAACCATGGGTATCCCAAGTTCGAGGAGCTGCGTGGTGAGGTAGAGGTTGCGTTCGAGGTTTCCCGCGTCTACAACATTGACTATCACATCGACATGGTTTTCCAGAAGGAAGTCTCGCGCCACTACTTCTTCCTGTGACCTCGCAGCCAGGCTATATGTGCCTGGCAAGTCGACAATCCTGAGCGCGTGGCCATTTCTGTGGATGACTCCCTCTTTGCGTTCGACTGTGACACCCGGCCAGTTCCCAACGTGCTGATGCGCGCCGGTCAGTTCATTAAAGACAGTCGTCTTGCCCGAATTTGGATTCCCGGCAAGCGCAATTACAATTTCTTTTTTATCCACTTCAGTTTTCAATTTTTAACTCACAAGCTCATAACTGACTTATAACTCGACTTCGATATGTTCTGCTTCACACTTGCGCAGGCTCAAATTGTAGCCCCGTATTCTGATCTCTATCGGGTCGCCCATAGGAGCCATACGGATCACCTCAAAGTCCGCACCGGATGTGACCCCCATCTCCATAAGCCGTCTTCTGATGGGTCCATGACCATGGACAAATACAATTCGTCCTTTTGAGCCCGGTTCAAGATCGCTGAGAGTCGCTGCACCCGAATGCCGTGTGTGCCAATGACGATGTCCGTGCCTACTGCCCATGGTGTGGAAGAAGTCACAGTCGTCAGGATATGTGCCGTGCTTCATATAATGCTGAAAATGTGCCAGCCTGAGTGAGTGATTATCATCGCAGGCGCGCACAAACTCAGCAAGTTTGAGGAACCTTGTCAAAGTATCCGGCCGTATTGCATGTTCGATCCCACAGGCTTCTTTTTCGGCATCATTGTCATTCAGGCCGAGCACGCCTACCAGAAAATCTTTCACCGCGCTGTGACGGCTGGCTATGTCTCTGGCAATGTCCAAACCTTGATCGGTAAGCTCGACATTTTCATAAGGCTCGTGCTTCACGAAACCCTTTGTTACGAGAGAACGGATGGCTTCAGTGGCGGAGGGCATTTTGACTTCCATCAGGTGGGCGATGTCCTTGATGCGCGCCACCTGATTTTTGATCTTGAGGTTGTAGATGGCTTCGAGGTAGTCTTCCATAGAGCGCGAGAGCGAAACATGCTTATCTGCCATCTGTGAACATCCTTTGCTGTTAGGAAACCCTAAGTTAGACTAACCTAACTATACCACGTTTACGCGGTAGGTGTCAATAGAAAAGATGATTAACCACAGAATATTGCGATGCACGAAAAAACTACCAACTTGCCTTGGACTGCTGTATAATTGTCTGTAATGAAAGAGATAGTTGTCGGGTCAAGAGGGAGCGAACTGGCTCTGAGGCAGGCGCACTGGGTGGTCAGCCGCATTATTGAAGCGTACCCGGATATCTCCTGCCGCATAGAGGTCATAAAGACCACCGGCGATAGGATTATCGACTCTCCTCTGGCAGCAATTGGCGATAAAGGACTGTTTGTCAAAGAGATAGAGCTTGCGCTGATAAATGGCGAGATCGACATTGCTGTCCACAGCGCCAAGGATTTGCCGTCAGATATGGACGAACGCCTCAGCATCGCTGCATACACCGAGCGTGAGGACCCTCGGGACGCTCTGGTTTCTAAATCCGGTAAGTTGAGCGAACTGCCCATAGGTGCATCTGTAGGAACCAGCAGCGCTAGGCGTCGTGCACAAATCCTGCATTACCGTCCAGACCTGAACATACGTGATCTTCGTGGAAACCTCGATACACGCCTCAGGAAGCTCTGCGGGCCCGATTATGATGCGATTATCCTTGCGTGTGCAGGACTTCGGCGCATGAACCTAGAATCCCGAATTAGCGAGGCGATCCCCATGAACATCTCGATCCCGGCGGCAGGGCAGGGCGCATTGGCTGTGCAGTGCCGCGCGGGAGAGCATATTGCGGATATATTGTCGAGCCTGGATCATCCTCAGACTCGCAGGTGTGTGTGTTCCGAAAGAACCGTCATCGCAGCGCTGGAAGCAGGCTGTAGGACGCCTGTCGGGGTAAATGGACGTGAGTCTGACGATATTATAGCGCTGGATGCGATGGTGGCGTCAGTGGATGGATCGCGCATGATACGAAAAAGCCTCAGCGGCAGCGCTGACGATTGGGAAGATATAGGCAGACGAATGGCAGACGAACTGCGAGATGCAGGCGCAGAGGATTTACTTGAGGAAGCAAGGTATGGGGCAACAAATGATATTGGAGCGGCTGGATAGTTGATTATTGATGTGGATGTATTGGTATTGGGCACCGGCATTGCGGGTCTGAGCTTTGCGCTGAAGGCGGCGGAGCTGGGGCATGTTGCGCTGGTGACGAAAAAGAGCGACACTGAGTCGAACACGAACTATGCCCAGGGTGGGATAGCCGCCGTAATGGACCCTAACGATACATACGAGGCACACGTGAGGGATACTCATGTCGCAGGAGCGTTCATATGCCACGAAGATGCGGTCGATATACTCGTTCATGAGGGACCGGACAGGATCAGAGAGCTTGTGGAGTTTGGTGTGCGGTTTACTCACAGTTCAGACTCACCAGAGCCTACCCGCCTTGATCTTGGCCGTGAAGGAGGCCACTCCACCAGGCGCATAGTTCATGCTGCGGACCTTACAGGCCGCGAAATCGAACGGGCGCTGGTCTCTCAAGTAAAGGCCAATTATGATATTCGAGTCTTCGAGCATGACCATGCGATCGATCTTATAACTGAGCGTGTTGGAGACAAGATCATCTGCCGTGGAGCGCATGTGCTCGACTCGGAAACGGGCGATGTGATGAGCATCCGGGCGAAGGAGACCATGCTTGCGACAGGCGGACTTAGCCGCATATATTTGCACACTACAAACCCTGATATTGCTACTGGTGACGGCGTCGCGATGGCATACCGCGCGGGAGCCGTGATTGCGAACCTGGAGTTTATACAATTCCACCCGACCACGCTTTATGTCGAGAACCCCGAACCGGGCGCACGCTCGTTTTTGATATCCGAGGCCGTACGGGGTGAAGGCGGGATACTGCGTCTTACAAATGGCGAGACATTCATGGAGCACTATCATGATATGGGATGTCTGGCTCCAAGAGATGTGGTTGCCCGAGCAATAGACTCGGAACTTAAAAAGAGCGGTGATGAATGCGTATATCTGGATGTCACTCATCTGGACCCTGAGATGGTAAAGCATCACTTCCCATATATTTATGAGAACTGCCTCAAGGCCGGTGTCGATATCACCCGTGACTGGATACCGGTTGTGCCGGCTGCGCATTACTCATGCGGCGGAGTGGTGGTAGACACCAACGGCTGCAGCTCGATCGAAAACCTTTATGCATGCGGCGAAGTGTCGTGTACTGGCGTGCATGGCGCAAACAGGCTTGCCAGCAACTCGCTGTTGGAGGCAATCGTGTTTGCCAGAAGGGCAAGCATCGACGTCGAGCGAAAGATAGGCTCGATAGATTATGCCGACGTGAATGAATTTCCGGTAACCAGGCATGATAAGCGTGTGGACGCGGAATTGATTGAGGGTTTAATTGCGCGGCTGCAAAAGGTGATGTGGAAATATGTCGGCATAGTCAGGACAAATGAGCGACTTGCTGCCGCATTGGCCGATGTTCACGATATCCAGCGCCAGGCTGATGATTTATATGCTGATGGCAGGCTCACTGCAAGGTTGCTGGAGGTTCGCAATATGGCCTTGACTGCCGAGCTGATTATTCTGTCTGCGCAGTGGAGAAAAGAGAGCAGGGGGCTGCATTACAACCTGGATTACCCCAACCTCGACGATGTCAACTTCAAGCGCGATACGATACTCGTCAAGAACGGGAGAAACTTGCCCGAGATGGTTCCTGTAAATGGCTGACAAGCTCAAAAAAACAGGAAAAGTGTATCTGATCGGAGCGGGCCCGGGCGATCCGGAGTTGATTACGCTCCGGGGAATGGAACTGCTCCGGCGATGCGATGTAATAGTCACGGATAGGCTTGCAAACCCCGCACTTCTTAGCCATATCAAACATGGTGCACAGATCATATATGCAGGCAAAGAGTCGCGCGACCACACACTCAGCCAGTATGAGATAAATGCCACACTTATCGAGCAGGCGAGGCAGGGGAGAATGGTAGCCAGGCTCAAGGGAGGCGATCCATTCGTCTTCGGCAGGGGCGGAGAAGAAGCGATTGCTCTCGCCGAGGCCGGGATAGAGTTCGAGGTCGTGCCCGGCATCAGTTCATCCGTCGCCGCTGCAGCATATGCGGGGATTCCAGTCACTCACAGGTTCCTCGCGTCATCATTTGCAGTTATCACAGGCCATGAATCCCCAGATAAGCAAGGCTCGGATATCAAGTGGGACAAGATATCGACCGGAGTAGACACCCTCGTTTTTCTTATGGGGATAGAGAACCTGCCGCATATTGTCGAAAGTCTCATAGCCAATGGCCGCGACCCAAAGACTCCCGTTGCAGTAATCCAATGGGGGACATGTCCGTCTCAAAGGACTGTCACCGGCACGCTCGACGATATCGTTCAAAAGTGTGAGAGCGAGCAGATAAGCCCTCCTGCCGTGACGGTCGTGGGGGAGGTTGTAAAACTGCGCGATACAATCTCATGGTTTGAAAAGAAACCTCTTTTCGGCAAGCGCATTCTCGTGACCAGGGCGAAGCATCAGGCTGGTGAGCTAACTGAAAAACTGCATGAACTGGGCGCGGATGTGGTCGAAATCCCGGTCATCAAGATTATTCGTCCGCCCGATTATGACATTATAGACGCTGCACTTGAAAGAACATTTGACTGGATAATATTCACGAGTGTAAACGGCGTATGCCGGTTCATGATGCGTCTTAACGAACTGAAAAAGGACATACGGATTCTCGGCAGCGCAAAACTGGCAGCGATAGGTTCCGAAACTGCTGACACTCTCAGGATGTTTCAACTCATGGCCGACTATGTGCCCTCGGAGTATGTGGCCGAGGAATTCATAAAGCAGTTTCTCGAAGATGTGAAAGGCAAGTCTATTCTCATCCCCAGAGCCTTGAAAGCGCGTGACACAATTCCAGATGGTTTGAGAGCCATGGGGGCTGAAGTTATTGTTGCGCCGGTATATGAGACTGTCACAAATCACGATTGCGCGGAAGACCTGCGTGCACAACTATTATCCAAAAACTTAGACATAATTACATTCACCAGTTCTTCGACTGTAGAGAGTTTTATAGAGCTTGCGGGTGATCTTGAACTGTCCAAAGACATCAAAATCGCATGCATCGGTCCGATAACCGCCAAAACTGCCAGAGCGCATGGTCTGGAACCCGATATTATCGCTGAGGACTATACTATCGAAGGACTGGTGCAAGCCCTGATTGCGAAATAGAGGGATGGTTGGGGGCAAGAATACCCCCAACCAACTATTTGTCTAATCCAAGCAGCCTCTCGGCGTTCTTCCACAATATAAGCTCCATCTCATTATCGGTCAGACCAAGTTCCATTAGGTGGCCGAATATGACAGACGGCCTGTCAAGAGGCGAATCGGTGCCGAAGAGAATATGTTCAGCTCCGTGGTTTCTTATAATCCTGAGAGCCTGCTCATTCGATATGCCATGGCCAAAGCATGCCGATACGTCAAAATAAACGTTTTTGCCGATAAGATATTCTTCAGCCATGTCCCACATCTGAAATCCACCCAGATGGGCTGCATTGACAGTCAATTTCGGGAAGAGTTGGAGAATGTGGAGTATTCTGTCCGGCATTGCTCTCTGCACTTCAAAGTAGGTTGCCTCATCGCCCGCATGAAGCGTCACGATCAGCCGTCCCTGCGCGGCCTCATAAATAGGAAGCATCTTGGGGTCATCTACGTATGTGTCCTGCCAGTTCGAGTGGATCTTAATCCCCGGCAGACCCGCTGATATGATTTTTTCGACCTGATCGTCCAGATCATCGCAGTCCGGGTGGATGCCGCCGAATGAAATTATGTGTTTGTCGGTGTGAGATATTGCCCAATCGTTTATGCTCTCGACTTGACTTGCCTTTGTGGCTATCGGAGCAATGACTGCAAGCCTCACTCCATCATTATCCATCATATTAATCAAACCCGAGGTCGTTCCATCATATGCCGGGATAAGATTATTGGCAGTGTAGACATTGTCTATGGCGCGTTGGGCGACGTTGTCGGGGTATACGTGCACGTGGAAGTCGATAACTTTGCCGAAATATTGTGGTTGATTGCATTGCATATATCTATT
The nucleotide sequence above comes from bacterium. Encoded proteins:
- the hemC gene encoding hydroxymethylbilane synthase, giving the protein MKEIVVGSRGSELALRQAHWVVSRIIEAYPDISCRIEVIKTTGDRIIDSPLAAIGDKGLFVKEIELALINGEIDIAVHSAKDLPSDMDERLSIAAYTEREDPRDALVSKSGKLSELPIGASVGTSSARRRAQILHYRPDLNIRDLRGNLDTRLRKLCGPDYDAIILACAGLRRMNLESRISEAIPMNISIPAAGQGALAVQCRAGEHIADILSSLDHPQTRRCVCSERTVIAALEAGCRTPVGVNGRESDDIIALDAMVASVDGSRMIRKSLSGSADDWEDIGRRMADELRDAGAEDLLEEARYGATNDIGAAG
- a CDS encoding FeoB-associated Cys-rich membrane protein — its product is MSVILQWIIVGILVVLASVYLARRFAKSSRGDCTGCSGCKTASNPDCSNCPLADPDKLSSNISNTK
- a CDS encoding DUF1835 domain-containing protein, with product MTTSLPARPSLENLKKQAKTLLKSHNSGDVGVCAVLRRLNCFTNLSDQEILSSKLTLAQAQYALAMDYGFASWNALKEAVIVKHDQSRFLHLQCGDVSAESLRRSGVPGVVRVWYDAFCEGAVPDVPVDDSWFKLRSDTFIDWFDNPENAAASFRNMYNQLNEYTDYEEVILWFDACLYDQTILIHHLDWFSHRDMGDTKLSLICIGEYPGMPKFKGLGELKPDQMASLLDTRHEVTKHELDLGAQAWKAYRSDDPTAIEDFLSQDTSALPYIASALKRHLQRFPSVRNGLGREQQEALEVITQGYHKFGDIFWHVSDMEDPPYFGDIMLFNRLEPLAHGSSPLIKIEGLENIQNRNKAWPVDKLSMYLTDTGRDVLDGKSDWIEINGIDQWFGGVHLLGAKSVWRWDEANEKLVNRPA
- the nadB gene encoding L-aspartate oxidase, with the translated sequence MIIDVDVLVLGTGIAGLSFALKAAELGHVALVTKKSDTESNTNYAQGGIAAVMDPNDTYEAHVRDTHVAGAFICHEDAVDILVHEGPDRIRELVEFGVRFTHSSDSPEPTRLDLGREGGHSTRRIVHAADLTGREIERALVSQVKANYDIRVFEHDHAIDLITERVGDKIICRGAHVLDSETGDVMSIRAKETMLATGGLSRIYLHTTNPDIATGDGVAMAYRAGAVIANLEFIQFHPTTLYVENPEPGARSFLISEAVRGEGGILRLTNGETFMEHYHDMGCLAPRDVVARAIDSELKKSGDECVYLDVTHLDPEMVKHHFPYIYENCLKAGVDITRDWIPVVPAAHYSCGGVVVDTNGCSSIENLYACGEVSCTGVHGANRLASNSLLEAIVFARRASIDVERKIGSIDYADVNEFPVTRHDKRVDAELIEGLIARLQKVMWKYVGIVRTNERLAAALADVHDIQRQADDLYADGRLTARLLEVRNMALTAELIILSAQWRKESRGLHYNLDYPNLDDVNFKRDTILVKNGRNLPEMVPVNG
- a CDS encoding DtxR family transcriptional regulator, coding for MADKHVSLSRSMEDYLEAIYNLKIKNQVARIKDIAHLMEVKMPSATEAIRSLVTKGFVKHEPYENVELTDQGLDIARDIASRHSAVKDFLVGVLGLNDNDAEKEACGIEHAIRPDTLTRFLKLAEFVRACDDNHSLRLAHFQHYMKHGTYPDDCDFFHTMGSRHGHRHWHTRHSGAATLSDLEPGSKGRIVFVHGHGPIRRRLMEMGVTSGADFEVIRMAPMGDPIEIRIRGYNLSLRKCEAEHIEVEL
- the cobA gene encoding uroporphyrinogen-III C-methyltransferase, encoding MADKLKKTGKVYLIGAGPGDPELITLRGMELLRRCDVIVTDRLANPALLSHIKHGAQIIYAGKESRDHTLSQYEINATLIEQARQGRMVARLKGGDPFVFGRGGEEAIALAEAGIEFEVVPGISSSVAAAAYAGIPVTHRFLASSFAVITGHESPDKQGSDIKWDKISTGVDTLVFLMGIENLPHIVESLIANGRDPKTPVAVIQWGTCPSQRTVTGTLDDIVQKCESEQISPPAVTVVGEVVKLRDTISWFEKKPLFGKRILVTRAKHQAGELTEKLHELGADVVEIPVIKIIRPPDYDIIDAALERTFDWIIFTSVNGVCRFMMRLNELKKDIRILGSAKLAAIGSETADTLRMFQLMADYVPSEYVAEEFIKQFLEDVKGKSILIPRALKARDTIPDGLRAMGAEVIVAPVYETVTNHDCAEDLRAQLLSKNLDIITFTSSSTVESFIELAGDLELSKDIKIACIGPITAKTARAHGLEPDIIAEDYTIEGLVQALIAK
- the feoB gene encoding ferrous iron transport protein B; the encoded protein is MKTEVDKKEIVIALAGNPNSGKTTVFNELTGAHQHVGNWPGVTVERKEGVIHRNGHALRIVDLPGTYSLAARSQEEVVARDFLLENHVDVIVNVVDAGNLERNLYLTTQLLELGIPMVVALNMIDMAERHGHKIHLKKFSELLGAAVVPTVAHKGEGMDAVIEQAISQAKCNVCEPPRSARHTPEVELEIGKLKDRLALMPDSSVPIRWVLIKALEGDQSAKLHLAKCSAMGDDAITEVDNTRRHLEAHFGDDLEAIITDGRYGFISGLLREAVTHTDVHDVTLTDKIDNIVLNRILGIPIFLVLMWLTFKLTFDIGGIFATYIDHGVTELSIWVSGVLPHGPLSSLLVHGVIAGVGGVIVFVPNIVVIFVIISLLENSGYMARAAFLMDRSMHVLGLHGKSFIPMLMGFGCNVPAVMATRTLETYEDRVLTILISPLMSCTARLPIYILFTGAFFSQNGAWVIFSIYALGVILAVVSGKIFRKTLFPKSISPFVMELPPYRLPTLKGTIIHVWERTSLFINKAGTVVLAASVIIWLMGSLPWGVEFGSSNSFVGHLGRILEPLVHPLGLDWKAAVALLMGLGAKEVVVGTLGVLYGFKHGIGGEKGLQQAISQAFTPVTAYTFMVLSLIYIPCIATIATIKRETNSWKWTLFSIAYSLSLAYVMGFAVYKIGLMMGFK
- the dnaN gene encoding DNA polymerase III subunit beta, which gives rise to MFEGVQTAGRAVSPRTSLPILGHLLITAEEDKIRIAATDLEIGMECVVEAKIEEPGQMAVPSKTLTEILAALPDTDVTLSVDDTNTISLQCGTSDYSILGLPAEEFPMLPEIHEDVSLSVEHDVLRDAIKRTSFAISPDESRAILTGILLQVTDDGAKLVSTDGHRLCLQECTVAQSQGSVNAIIPGRAMNELSRIVPEGEGTIEVKIAASQVLFKIGETSLISRLIEGQFPNYDKVIPQEHNKKLTVPTDQLLQSVKRVEIVARENSHKTVLSIEDGTLTVTAESGNIGRAHEEVEVIKEGDDTKMAFNARYLLDVLNVIDTEAIDVELSGESSPAVIRPQGQFDYTYVLMPMQID